One segment of Palaemon carinicauda isolate YSFRI2023 chromosome 35, ASM3689809v2, whole genome shotgun sequence DNA contains the following:
- the LOC137627858 gene encoding ras-related and estrogen-regulated growth inhibitor-like, giving the protein MCRNQPQNQSGEKMRGEERDKMPPSPTGGRDHRLRLQQQIARLRIVVLGAEGVGKSALTVRYLTRRYISEYRRAIDLLYRHTVCLDDVTSEVEILDVSLREENEGISASHTRWGEGFVVVYSVDDASSFQEAAAILDTLQRLKAPLYVPVILLANKRDLDPGRQVSVEDGQALSLQHSCQFYEVSAAESHVGVTLAFQALLRETRSLQLTRPLPRQRRISIVAVSRMIGSLIGRGSDPPSPTLKPTLIVQEPAGKRALRRKDKKRPSLSL; this is encoded by the exons ATGTGTAGGAATCAGCCACAAAATCAGTCTG GAGAGAAGATGAGGGGGGAGGAGCGAGACAAAATGCCCCCCTCCCCCACGGGGGGTCGCGACCACAGGCTGAGATTGCAGCAGCAGATCGCTCGGCTCAGAATTGTTGTACTGGGAGCCGAAGGCGTTGGCAAGTCTG CCCTCACAGTCAGGTACCTGACAAGGAGATACATCAGTGAGTACCGCCGAGCAATTGATCTCCTGTATCGACACACGGTTTGCCTTGATGATGTCACATCCGAAGTTGAGATACTCGACGTTTCTTTAAGAGAA GAGAACGAAGGCATCTCGGCCTCGCACACCCGGTGGGGGGAAGGTTTCGTCGTCGTCTATTCCGTGGACGATGCCTCTTCGTTCCAGGAAGCCGCCGCCATACTAGATACCCTTCAGAGGCTAAAGGCTCCCCTCTATGTTCCCGTCATACTCCTGGCTAACAAGAGAGACCTAGACCCAGGCAGacag GTATCCGTGGAGGACGGCCAGGCGCTCTCCTTGCAACACAGCTGTCAGTTCTACGAAGTCAGTGCTGCCGAGAGTCACGTTGGAGTCACCCTCGCCTTTCAAGCCCTCCTGAGGGAGACCAGATCCCTACAGCTCACGAGGCCCTTGCCTAGACAAAGAAGGATTTCAATCGTTGCTGTGTCCAG GATGATTGGGTCCCTGATCGGCCGGGGCTCTgaccccccttcccccacccttaAGCCTACCCTCATCGTCCAAGAACCGGCGGGCAAGAGAGCCCTCCGAAGGAAGGACAAAAAGAGGCCTTCCCTTAGTCTATGA